From Candidatus Poribacteria bacterium, a single genomic window includes:
- a CDS encoding chemotaxis protein CheD, whose protein sequence is MKIIVGVADMKISDREDDVLITYALGSCLGIAIYDPVARIGGLLHVMLPLSTIDSAKAAENPFMFVDTGVPRLFIECYKAGARKERLQVKVAGGAHSKTEGEDYFQIGRRNFIMLRKLLWKNGILLSSYDVGGNLSRTMALEIGTGRVIVKANGISKIL, encoded by the coding sequence TTGAAAATCATCGTGGGAGTCGCGGATATGAAGATATCAGATAGGGAGGATGACGTGCTTATAACCTATGCGCTTGGAAGTTGTCTGGGAATCGCTATATATGATCCCGTGGCCCGCATAGGGGGACTGTTACATGTTATGCTGCCCCTCTCCACCATCGATTCGGCGAAAGCGGCTGAAAATCCGTTTATGTTCGTGGATACCGGTGTGCCGAGGCTGTTTATCGAATGCTACAAAGCCGGCGCCAGAAAGGAAAGGTTACAGGTCAAGGTGGCGGGAGGAGCTCACTCAAAAACTGAAGGGGAAGATTATTTCCAGATCGGTAGGAGAAATTTCATAATGCTGAGAAAACTGTTATGGAAAAACGGTATATTGTTGAGCTCCTATGACGTGGGAGGAAACCTATCTAGAACCATGGCCCTTGAAATAGGAACCGGTAGGGTCATAGTGAAAGCCAACGGTATATCAAAGATCCTATAG